One Malaclemys terrapin pileata isolate rMalTer1 chromosome 21, rMalTer1.hap1, whole genome shotgun sequence DNA window includes the following coding sequences:
- the MRPS21 gene encoding 28S ribosomal protein S21, mitochondrial has translation MSHHLKFIARTVMVQNGNVDAAYRTLNRILTMDGIIEDAKQRRYYEKPCRKRQRETYETCRRIYNTEMARKIAFLMRKNRQDPWLGC, from the exons ATGTCACATCACCTGAAATTTATTGCCAGAACGGTGATGGTCCAGAATGGGAATGTGGATGCTGCCTACAGGACACTAAACAG AATTCTCACAATGGATGGGATCATTGAGGATGCCAAACAGCGCCGGTACTATGAGAAACCATGCCGCAAGCGGCAGCGGGAAACCTACGAGACGTGCCGGCGGATTTATAACACAGAGATGGCCAGGAAGATTGCATTTCTAATGAGGAAGAATCGACAGGACCCCTGGCTAGGCTGTTAG